In Neomonachus schauinslandi chromosome 6, ASM220157v2, whole genome shotgun sequence, a genomic segment contains:
- the NECTIN4 gene encoding nectin-4 isoform X3: protein MALSLGAEMWGPEALLLLLLLASFTGRCRPGELETSDLVTVVLGQDAKLPCFYRGDPGEQVGQVAWARVDAGEGPRELALLHFQYGLHVSAAYEGRVEQPPPPRSPLDGAVLLRNAVQADEGEYECRVSTFPAGSFQARLRLRVLVPPLPSLNPGPALEEGQGLTLAASCTAEGSPAPSVTWDTEVKGTASSRSFKHSRSAAVTSEFHLVPSRSMNGQPLTCVVSHPGLLQDQRITHILQVAFLAEASVRGLEDQKLWQVGREGATLKCLSEGHPPPSYNWTRLDGPLPSGVRAEGDTLGFPPLTTEHSGIYVCHVSNELSSRNSQVTVDVLADPQDAPGKQVDLVSASVVVVGVIAALLFCLLVVVVVLMSRYHRRKAQQMTQKYEEELTLTRENSIRRLHSHHADPRSQSEEPEGRSYSTLTTVREIETQTELLSPGSGRAEEEEDRDEGIKQAMNHFVQENGTLRAKPTGNGIYINGRGHLV, encoded by the exons GCCGGTGCCGGCCAGGCGAGCTGGAGACCTCGGATCTGGTGACCGTGGTGCTGGGCCAGGACGCCAAGCTGCCCTGCTTCTACCGAGGGGACCCCGGCgagcaggtggggcaggtggCGTGGGCGCGGGTGGACGCGGGCGAGGGCCCCCGGGAGCTGGCGCTGCTGCACTTCCAATACGGGCTGCACGTGAGCGCGGCCTACGAGGGCCGCGTGGAGCAGCCGCCGCCCCCACGGAGCCCCCTGGACGGCGCGGTGCTCCTGCGCAACGCGGTGCAGGCGGACGAGGGCGAGTACGAGTGCCGCGTCAGCACCTTCCCCGCCGGCAGCTTCCAGGCGCGGCTGCGGCTCCGCGTGCTGG TACCTCCCCTGCCCTCACTGAACCCTGGGCCAGCGCTAGAAGAGGGCCAGGGCCTGACGCTGGCAGCCTCCTGCACGGCAGAgggcagcccagcccccagcgTGACCTGGGACACGGAGGTCAAGGGCACAGCGTCCAGCCGCTCCTTCAAGCACTCCCGCTCAGCTGCTGTCACTTCAGAGTTCCACCTGGTGCCCAGCCGCAGCATGAATGGGCAGCCCCTCACCTGCGTGGTGTCCCACCCTGGCCTGCTCCAGGACCAGAGGATCACCCACATCCTCCAAGTGGCCT TCCTCGCTGAGGCCTCTGTGAGGGGCCTTGAAGACCAAAAGCTGTGGCAGGTCGGCAGAGAAGGTGCTACACTCAAGTGCCTGAGTGAAGGGCACCCCCCTCCCTCGTACAACTGGACCCG GCTGGACGGGCCTCTGCCCAGTGGGGTCCGAGCAGAAGGGGACACGCTGGGCTTTCCTCCGCTGACCACGGAGCACAGTGGCATCTACGTCTGCCACGTCAGCAATGAGCTCTCCTCCAGGAACTCTCAGGTCACTGTGGATGTTCTTG CAGACCCTCAGGATGCCCCAGGGAAGCAGGTGGACCTGGTGTCAGcctctgtggtggtggtgggtgtgaTCGCCGCGCTCCTGTTCTGCCTTCTGGTGGTGGTGGTCGTGCTCATGTCCCGATACCACCGGCGCAAGGCTCAGCAGATGACCCAGAAATA TGAGGAGGAGCTGACCCTGACCAGGGAGAACTCCATCCGGAGGCTGCATTCCCATCACGCGGACCCCAGGAGCCAG AGTGAAGAGCCGGAGGGCCGCAGTTACTCCACACTGACCACGGTGAGGGAGATTGAAACGCAGACGGAACTGCTGTCTCCAGGCTCTGGgcgggcagaggaggaggaagatcgGGATGAAGGCATCAAACAGGCCATGAACCATTTTGTTCAAGAGAATGGGACCCTGCGGGCCAAACCCACGGGCAATGGCATCTACATCAATGGGCGGGGGCATCTGGTCTGA
- the NECTIN4 gene encoding nectin-4 isoform X2: MALSLGAEMWGPEALLLLLLLASFTGRCRPGELETSDLVTVVLGQDAKLPCFYRGDPGEQVGQVAWARVDAGEGPRELALLHFQYGLHVSAAYEGRVEQPPPPRSPLDGAVLLRNAVQADEGEYECRVSTFPAGSFQARLRLRVLVPPLPSLNPGPALEEGQGLTLAASCTAEGSPAPSVTWDTEVKGTASSRSFKHSRSAAVTSEFHLVPSRSMNGQPLTCVVSHPGLLQDQRITHILQVAFLAEASVRGLEDQKLWQVGREGATLKCLSEGHPPPSYNWTRLDGPLPSGVRAEGDTLGFPPLTTEHSGIYVCHVSNELSSRNSQVTVDVLDPQDAPGKQVDLVSASVVVVGVIAALLFCLLVVVVVLMSRYHRRKAQQMTQKYEEELTLTRENSIRRLHSHHADPRSQPEESVGLRAEGHPDSLKDNSSCSVMSEEPEGRSYSTLTTVREIETQTELLSPGSGRAEEEEDRDEGIKQAMNHFVQENGTLRAKPTGNGIYINGRGHLV, translated from the exons GCCGGTGCCGGCCAGGCGAGCTGGAGACCTCGGATCTGGTGACCGTGGTGCTGGGCCAGGACGCCAAGCTGCCCTGCTTCTACCGAGGGGACCCCGGCgagcaggtggggcaggtggCGTGGGCGCGGGTGGACGCGGGCGAGGGCCCCCGGGAGCTGGCGCTGCTGCACTTCCAATACGGGCTGCACGTGAGCGCGGCCTACGAGGGCCGCGTGGAGCAGCCGCCGCCCCCACGGAGCCCCCTGGACGGCGCGGTGCTCCTGCGCAACGCGGTGCAGGCGGACGAGGGCGAGTACGAGTGCCGCGTCAGCACCTTCCCCGCCGGCAGCTTCCAGGCGCGGCTGCGGCTCCGCGTGCTGG TACCTCCCCTGCCCTCACTGAACCCTGGGCCAGCGCTAGAAGAGGGCCAGGGCCTGACGCTGGCAGCCTCCTGCACGGCAGAgggcagcccagcccccagcgTGACCTGGGACACGGAGGTCAAGGGCACAGCGTCCAGCCGCTCCTTCAAGCACTCCCGCTCAGCTGCTGTCACTTCAGAGTTCCACCTGGTGCCCAGCCGCAGCATGAATGGGCAGCCCCTCACCTGCGTGGTGTCCCACCCTGGCCTGCTCCAGGACCAGAGGATCACCCACATCCTCCAAGTGGCCT TCCTCGCTGAGGCCTCTGTGAGGGGCCTTGAAGACCAAAAGCTGTGGCAGGTCGGCAGAGAAGGTGCTACACTCAAGTGCCTGAGTGAAGGGCACCCCCCTCCCTCGTACAACTGGACCCG GCTGGACGGGCCTCTGCCCAGTGGGGTCCGAGCAGAAGGGGACACGCTGGGCTTTCCTCCGCTGACCACGGAGCACAGTGGCATCTACGTCTGCCACGTCAGCAATGAGCTCTCCTCCAGGAACTCTCAGGTCACTGTGGATGTTCTTG ACCCTCAGGATGCCCCAGGGAAGCAGGTGGACCTGGTGTCAGcctctgtggtggtggtgggtgtgaTCGCCGCGCTCCTGTTCTGCCTTCTGGTGGTGGTGGTCGTGCTCATGTCCCGATACCACCGGCGCAAGGCTCAGCAGATGACCCAGAAATA TGAGGAGGAGCTGACCCTGACCAGGGAGAACTCCATCCGGAGGCTGCATTCCCATCACGCGGACCCCAGGAGCCAG CCGGAGGAGAGTGTAGGGCTGAGAGCCGAGGGCCACCCTGATAGTCTCAAGGACAACAGTAGCTGCTCTGTGATG AGTGAAGAGCCGGAGGGCCGCAGTTACTCCACACTGACCACGGTGAGGGAGATTGAAACGCAGACGGAACTGCTGTCTCCAGGCTCTGGgcgggcagaggaggaggaagatcgGGATGAAGGCATCAAACAGGCCATGAACCATTTTGTTCAAGAGAATGGGACCCTGCGGGCCAAACCCACGGGCAATGGCATCTACATCAATGGGCGGGGGCATCTGGTCTGA
- the NECTIN4 gene encoding nectin-4 isoform X1 produces the protein MALSLGAEMWGPEALLLLLLLASFTGRCRPGELETSDLVTVVLGQDAKLPCFYRGDPGEQVGQVAWARVDAGEGPRELALLHFQYGLHVSAAYEGRVEQPPPPRSPLDGAVLLRNAVQADEGEYECRVSTFPAGSFQARLRLRVLVPPLPSLNPGPALEEGQGLTLAASCTAEGSPAPSVTWDTEVKGTASSRSFKHSRSAAVTSEFHLVPSRSMNGQPLTCVVSHPGLLQDQRITHILQVAFLAEASVRGLEDQKLWQVGREGATLKCLSEGHPPPSYNWTRLDGPLPSGVRAEGDTLGFPPLTTEHSGIYVCHVSNELSSRNSQVTVDVLADPQDAPGKQVDLVSASVVVVGVIAALLFCLLVVVVVLMSRYHRRKAQQMTQKYEEELTLTRENSIRRLHSHHADPRSQPEESVGLRAEGHPDSLKDNSSCSVMSEEPEGRSYSTLTTVREIETQTELLSPGSGRAEEEEDRDEGIKQAMNHFVQENGTLRAKPTGNGIYINGRGHLV, from the exons GCCGGTGCCGGCCAGGCGAGCTGGAGACCTCGGATCTGGTGACCGTGGTGCTGGGCCAGGACGCCAAGCTGCCCTGCTTCTACCGAGGGGACCCCGGCgagcaggtggggcaggtggCGTGGGCGCGGGTGGACGCGGGCGAGGGCCCCCGGGAGCTGGCGCTGCTGCACTTCCAATACGGGCTGCACGTGAGCGCGGCCTACGAGGGCCGCGTGGAGCAGCCGCCGCCCCCACGGAGCCCCCTGGACGGCGCGGTGCTCCTGCGCAACGCGGTGCAGGCGGACGAGGGCGAGTACGAGTGCCGCGTCAGCACCTTCCCCGCCGGCAGCTTCCAGGCGCGGCTGCGGCTCCGCGTGCTGG TACCTCCCCTGCCCTCACTGAACCCTGGGCCAGCGCTAGAAGAGGGCCAGGGCCTGACGCTGGCAGCCTCCTGCACGGCAGAgggcagcccagcccccagcgTGACCTGGGACACGGAGGTCAAGGGCACAGCGTCCAGCCGCTCCTTCAAGCACTCCCGCTCAGCTGCTGTCACTTCAGAGTTCCACCTGGTGCCCAGCCGCAGCATGAATGGGCAGCCCCTCACCTGCGTGGTGTCCCACCCTGGCCTGCTCCAGGACCAGAGGATCACCCACATCCTCCAAGTGGCCT TCCTCGCTGAGGCCTCTGTGAGGGGCCTTGAAGACCAAAAGCTGTGGCAGGTCGGCAGAGAAGGTGCTACACTCAAGTGCCTGAGTGAAGGGCACCCCCCTCCCTCGTACAACTGGACCCG GCTGGACGGGCCTCTGCCCAGTGGGGTCCGAGCAGAAGGGGACACGCTGGGCTTTCCTCCGCTGACCACGGAGCACAGTGGCATCTACGTCTGCCACGTCAGCAATGAGCTCTCCTCCAGGAACTCTCAGGTCACTGTGGATGTTCTTG CAGACCCTCAGGATGCCCCAGGGAAGCAGGTGGACCTGGTGTCAGcctctgtggtggtggtgggtgtgaTCGCCGCGCTCCTGTTCTGCCTTCTGGTGGTGGTGGTCGTGCTCATGTCCCGATACCACCGGCGCAAGGCTCAGCAGATGACCCAGAAATA TGAGGAGGAGCTGACCCTGACCAGGGAGAACTCCATCCGGAGGCTGCATTCCCATCACGCGGACCCCAGGAGCCAG CCGGAGGAGAGTGTAGGGCTGAGAGCCGAGGGCCACCCTGATAGTCTCAAGGACAACAGTAGCTGCTCTGTGATG AGTGAAGAGCCGGAGGGCCGCAGTTACTCCACACTGACCACGGTGAGGGAGATTGAAACGCAGACGGAACTGCTGTCTCCAGGCTCTGGgcgggcagaggaggaggaagatcgGGATGAAGGCATCAAACAGGCCATGAACCATTTTGTTCAAGAGAATGGGACCCTGCGGGCCAAACCCACGGGCAATGGCATCTACATCAATGGGCGGGGGCATCTGGTCTGA
- the NECTIN4 gene encoding nectin-4 isoform X4: MALSLGAEMWGPEALLLLLLLASFTGRCRPGELETSDLVTVVLGQDAKLPCFYRGDPGEQVGQVAWARVDAGEGPRELALLHFQYGLHVSAAYEGRVEQPPPPRSPLDGAVLLRNAVQADEGEYECRVSTFPAGSFQARLRLRVLVPPLPSLNPGPALEEGQGLTLAASCTAEGSPAPSVTWDTEVKGTASSRSFKHSRSAAVTSEFHLVPSRSMNGQPLTCVVSHPGLLQDQRITHILQVAFLAEASVRGLEDQKLWQVGREGATLKCLSEGHPPPSYNWTRLDGPLPSGVRAEGDTLGFPPLTTEHSGIYVCHVSNELSSRNSQVTVDVLDPQDAPGKQVDLVSASVVVVGVIAALLFCLLVVVVVLMSRYHRRKAQQMTQKYEEELTLTRENSIRRLHSHHADPRSQSEEPEGRSYSTLTTVREIETQTELLSPGSGRAEEEEDRDEGIKQAMNHFVQENGTLRAKPTGNGIYINGRGHLV; encoded by the exons GCCGGTGCCGGCCAGGCGAGCTGGAGACCTCGGATCTGGTGACCGTGGTGCTGGGCCAGGACGCCAAGCTGCCCTGCTTCTACCGAGGGGACCCCGGCgagcaggtggggcaggtggCGTGGGCGCGGGTGGACGCGGGCGAGGGCCCCCGGGAGCTGGCGCTGCTGCACTTCCAATACGGGCTGCACGTGAGCGCGGCCTACGAGGGCCGCGTGGAGCAGCCGCCGCCCCCACGGAGCCCCCTGGACGGCGCGGTGCTCCTGCGCAACGCGGTGCAGGCGGACGAGGGCGAGTACGAGTGCCGCGTCAGCACCTTCCCCGCCGGCAGCTTCCAGGCGCGGCTGCGGCTCCGCGTGCTGG TACCTCCCCTGCCCTCACTGAACCCTGGGCCAGCGCTAGAAGAGGGCCAGGGCCTGACGCTGGCAGCCTCCTGCACGGCAGAgggcagcccagcccccagcgTGACCTGGGACACGGAGGTCAAGGGCACAGCGTCCAGCCGCTCCTTCAAGCACTCCCGCTCAGCTGCTGTCACTTCAGAGTTCCACCTGGTGCCCAGCCGCAGCATGAATGGGCAGCCCCTCACCTGCGTGGTGTCCCACCCTGGCCTGCTCCAGGACCAGAGGATCACCCACATCCTCCAAGTGGCCT TCCTCGCTGAGGCCTCTGTGAGGGGCCTTGAAGACCAAAAGCTGTGGCAGGTCGGCAGAGAAGGTGCTACACTCAAGTGCCTGAGTGAAGGGCACCCCCCTCCCTCGTACAACTGGACCCG GCTGGACGGGCCTCTGCCCAGTGGGGTCCGAGCAGAAGGGGACACGCTGGGCTTTCCTCCGCTGACCACGGAGCACAGTGGCATCTACGTCTGCCACGTCAGCAATGAGCTCTCCTCCAGGAACTCTCAGGTCACTGTGGATGTTCTTG ACCCTCAGGATGCCCCAGGGAAGCAGGTGGACCTGGTGTCAGcctctgtggtggtggtgggtgtgaTCGCCGCGCTCCTGTTCTGCCTTCTGGTGGTGGTGGTCGTGCTCATGTCCCGATACCACCGGCGCAAGGCTCAGCAGATGACCCAGAAATA TGAGGAGGAGCTGACCCTGACCAGGGAGAACTCCATCCGGAGGCTGCATTCCCATCACGCGGACCCCAGGAGCCAG AGTGAAGAGCCGGAGGGCCGCAGTTACTCCACACTGACCACGGTGAGGGAGATTGAAACGCAGACGGAACTGCTGTCTCCAGGCTCTGGgcgggcagaggaggaggaagatcgGGATGAAGGCATCAAACAGGCCATGAACCATTTTGTTCAAGAGAATGGGACCCTGCGGGCCAAACCCACGGGCAATGGCATCTACATCAATGGGCGGGGGCATCTGGTCTGA